Part of the Stackebrandtia endophytica genome is shown below.
GCCGATGCGTCAACGATATATCGTTAACTGTCGGATGGCAACCGGAGACTCGATCGATCACGGCGAGATGAACGGCGGAGGGGTGGTCGCAACGCACAACGCAAGACAACGCACAACGCAACGCGCGGACCGGCGACTCCTGCGGTGTTGCAGGAGCGCCGATCCGCGCGTGACAGATCGGAAAGCTGTGGACTACTGGTAGCAGCCGGTGGGGACGTCCGCTTCGTCGGCGGCCGGGACCTTCTCGTCGATCGGCCCCGACAACGAGGTGGCCAGTTGGCCGGAACCGTCGTGATCCCCGGGCACGAACAACTGAACCGACTCCTGCCGGTCCACCGTCGTCCACACGGTGCCTTCGTCGGTCTCGTCGGCGAACCAGCACGCGTTGCTGAGTCGATAGACCTGGTCGGTGTCGGACACCTCGATCGGATCCACCCCGCACACCATGGTCACGGCCGGGTCACCCCAGGCGGCCCCGATCTCGGCGGCCCCCGGACCGCCCTCGACCGGACGCTGTTGCAGATCACCCAACTCGGACGGAATCACCGAGACCAGCGCCCGACAGACCTCGAACTCCTGCTCCGACATCTCGGGCACCTCGATGGCGACCGGTTCGGCGGAAACCGTGGTGTCGGAATCGTCGGCGTCCTCGGCCTGAGAATTGGCGGCGATCAGATTGAACGCGCCGAAGGCGGCCAGCAGGGTCACCGGCACCGCGACGAAGGTCGCGATCCGTGCCGCCCTGCGACGATCCGAGC
Proteins encoded:
- a CDS encoding DUF3515 family protein — its product is MADDDEKRDVAAVDRSDRRRAARIATFVAVPVTLLAAFGAFNLIAANSQAEDADDSDTTVSAEPVAIEVPEMSEQEFEVCRALVSVIPSELGDLQQRPVEGGPGAAEIGAAWGDPAVTMVCGVDPIEVSDTDQVYRLSNACWFADETDEGTVWTTVDRQESVQLFVPGDHDGSGQLATSLSGPIDEKVPAADEADVPTGCYQ